The DNA sequence GCTCGGACAATGCGTCGTCGGTGACTTCGTGGGCACCGCCTGTGCACTCGGTCACATCCTGCCCGGTCATCTCGAAATGCACACCGCCGGGATGAATTCCTTCACCGTGGCAGACACCGAAAAAGGCGCGCACTTCTTCCAGAATGGCATCGAACCGGCGGGTCTTGTAGCCCGACGTCGACTTGACGGTATTGCCATGCATCGGGTCGGATGCCCAGACGACCGTGCGTCCCTCCTTCTTGACCCGTCGTGCGAGCGGCGCGAAGCCCTTGTCGAGATTTTCCGCGCCCATGCGGACGATCAGCGTAAGCCGTCCGGCCTCATCCTCGGGGTTCAGCAGATCGATCAGACGCATCAGTTCGTCCGGATCGAGGCTGGGTCCGCATTTGATGCCGATCGGATTGCGCACGCCGCGCAGGAACTCGACATGCGCATGATCGACCTGACGGGTACGGTCGCCGATCCACAGCAGATGGCTCGACACGTCGTACCATTCGCCGGTCGTGCTATCGATGCGGGTCAGCGCTTCTTCGTATGGCAACAACAGGGCTTCGTGAGACGTGAAAAATGCCGCCTCGCGAATGGCCGGCGTCGTTTCCGCCGTCACCCCGCAAGCCGCCATGAACTGCAGGGCTTCGTCGATACGTGACGCGAATTCCTCGTAGCGCTGAACCTCTGGCCCCCGGCCGACAAAGCCCAGGATCCACTGGTGAACCTGATGCAGATCCGCGTAACCACCCTGTGCGAAGGCACGCAACAGGTTCAGCGTCGATGCCGACTGGTTGTACGCATTGAGCATGCGGTTCGGGTCGGGAATACGGGATTCTTCGTTGAAGTCGAAGCCGTTAATGATATCGCCGCGATAGCTGGGCAATTCCACGCCGCCGACTGTCTCCATGTCGGCCGACCGCGGCTTGGCGAACTGACCGGCCATGCGGCCGACCTTGACCACTGGCACGGCGCTGCCGAATGTCATGACCACGGCCATCTGCAGCAGGACGCGGAAGGTGTCGCGAATCTTGTCCGGGTGGAATTCCTGGAAACTTTCGGCGCAATCACCACCCTGAAGCAGGAAAGCTTCACCCCGGGCGACCTTGGCCAACTGCGACTTCAGCTCCCGCGCTTCACCGGCAAAAACCAATGGAGGAAATCGCGAAAGCTGCGCCCCGACCTGCGCCAGATGGTCGGCATCGGGATAGGCCGGCATCTGTTTCGCCGGAAGGGCCCGCCAGGATTGCGGCGTCCAGTTCCCAGTCGGGCGGTTTCCCGTCAGCGTCGGCATTTCAGCTCTCCTAGCTCGGTCTTCGGCCGTTCGCGTCGCGATTCCCCGGCAATCACCCGATCAGCGATTCCTCCGCGGCCCCATGACGATCGGATATATCCGCTTTCAGGCTATACGATGTTTGCCGCCACAATTCCACCCGTTTTCCGAACGGTTTGCGTACCTTTAGGCAGTTCCACCGGTCCCTCGATCGACCGCGCTCTCAATCGGTTACAGGGCTGCGCATGGTGACGAATTCCTCGGCCGCCGTCGGATGAACGGGAATCGTGCTGTCGAAGTCGGCTTTCGTCGCACCGGCGCTCATCGCCACCCCCAGGGCCTGGATGATCTCAGGCGCGTCGGGCCCGATCATGTGGCAGCCCAGTACGCGGTCACTCGCCCGGTCTACGATCAGCTTCATCATGATCTTGTCCTGGCGTCCCGACAGCGTGTGCCGCATCGGCCGGAAACGCGTGCGATAGATACCGACGTCGAACTGCAGGCGGGCCTCTTCCTCGGTCAGACCGACGGTCCCGATCGGCGGCATGGAAAAC is a window from the Fodinicurvata sp. EGI_FJ10296 genome containing:
- a CDS encoding class II 3-deoxy-7-phosphoheptulonate synthase — protein: MPTLTGNRPTGNWTPQSWRALPAKQMPAYPDADHLAQVGAQLSRFPPLVFAGEARELKSQLAKVARGEAFLLQGGDCAESFQEFHPDKIRDTFRVLLQMAVVMTFGSAVPVVKVGRMAGQFAKPRSADMETVGGVELPSYRGDIINGFDFNEESRIPDPNRMLNAYNQSASTLNLLRAFAQGGYADLHQVHQWILGFVGRGPEVQRYEEFASRIDEALQFMAACGVTAETTPAIREAAFFTSHEALLLPYEEALTRIDSTTGEWYDVSSHLLWIGDRTRQVDHAHVEFLRGVRNPIGIKCGPSLDPDELMRLIDLLNPEDEAGRLTLIVRMGAENLDKGFAPLARRVKKEGRTVVWASDPMHGNTVKSTSGYKTRRFDAILEEVRAFFGVCHGEGIHPGGVHFEMTGQDVTECTGGAHEVTDDALSERYHTACDPRLNANQALELAFLIAEKLKEERAEKDRARRIAAAE